A single genomic interval of Saccharothrix saharensis harbors:
- a CDS encoding ketosynthase chain-length factor, whose product MKVHVTGLGVTAPNGLGAEAYWDATLAGRGGIGEITRFDASALPARLAGQILDFDAAEHIPSRLLPQTDVSTRFALAASEWALADAKVDPTALTDYDMGVVTSNASGGFEFTHQEFRKLWSRGSRYVSVYESFAWFYAVNTGQISIRHGMRGPSSALVAEQAGGLDAIGHARRTVRRGTPLVVTGGVDSAFDPWGWLSHLSSGRVSTATDPRRAYLPFDAAARGYVPGEGGAMLVLERDSAARDRGAHRVYGEIAGYASTFDPPPGSPRPPGLRRAAGLALADAGLTPADVDVVFADAAGVPELDRAEADAITAVFGPRGVPVTAPKSLTGRLFSGGGPLDVVAALLSLRDGVIPATAGTADVPDDYGLDLVHGSPREARVATALVLGRGRWGFNSAVVVTAVPG is encoded by the coding sequence GTGAAGGTCCACGTCACCGGACTCGGCGTCACCGCGCCGAACGGCCTGGGCGCGGAGGCGTACTGGGACGCCACGCTCGCGGGCCGCGGCGGCATCGGCGAGATCACCCGGTTCGACGCGTCGGCGCTGCCCGCGCGGTTGGCCGGGCAGATCCTCGACTTCGACGCCGCGGAGCACATCCCGAGCCGGCTGCTGCCCCAGACCGACGTGTCCACCCGGTTCGCGCTCGCCGCGTCGGAGTGGGCGCTGGCCGACGCGAAGGTCGACCCGACCGCGCTGACCGACTACGACATGGGCGTCGTGACGTCCAACGCGTCGGGCGGCTTCGAGTTCACCCACCAGGAGTTCCGCAAGCTGTGGTCGCGCGGCTCCCGGTACGTCAGCGTGTACGAGTCGTTCGCCTGGTTCTACGCGGTGAACACCGGCCAGATCTCGATCCGGCACGGCATGCGCGGCCCGAGCAGCGCGTTGGTCGCCGAGCAGGCGGGCGGGCTGGACGCGATCGGGCACGCCCGGCGCACGGTCCGCCGCGGCACGCCGCTCGTGGTCACCGGCGGTGTCGACTCGGCGTTCGACCCGTGGGGCTGGCTGTCGCACCTGTCCAGCGGCCGCGTCAGCACCGCCACCGACCCGCGCCGCGCCTACCTGCCGTTCGACGCGGCCGCGCGCGGGTACGTGCCGGGCGAGGGCGGGGCCATGCTGGTGCTGGAGCGGGACAGCGCGGCCCGCGACCGGGGCGCGCACCGCGTCTACGGCGAGATCGCCGGGTACGCGTCCACGTTCGACCCGCCGCCGGGTTCGCCGCGCCCACCGGGGCTGCGCCGTGCCGCCGGGCTGGCGCTGGCCGACGCCGGGCTGACCCCGGCGGACGTGGACGTGGTGTTCGCCGACGCCGCCGGCGTGCCCGAGCTCGACCGCGCCGAAGCCGACGCGATCACCGCCGTCTTCGGCCCGCGCGGCGTCCCGGTCACCGCGCCCAAGAGCCTGACCGGCCGGTTGTTCTCCGGCGGCGGGCCGCTCGACGTGGTCGCCGCGCTGCTGTCCCTCCGCGACGGCGTGATCCCGGCGACGGCGGGCACCGCCGACGTGCCGGACGACTACGGGCTCGACCTGGTCCACGGCTCGCCCCGGGAGGCCCGGGTCGCCACGGCCCTGGTGCTCGGGCGCGGCCGTTGGGGCTTCAACTCGGCGGTCGTGGTCACCGCCGTACCCGGCTGA
- a CDS encoding acyl carrier protein — protein MSTMTIDDLRTILVSCAGEEESADLRADITDVPFSDLGYDSLALMETAARIERDFGISLPDEVMVELETPRALLDLVNDNLAGAK, from the coding sequence ATGAGCACCATGACGATCGACGACCTGCGCACCATCCTGGTCAGCTGCGCGGGCGAGGAGGAGAGCGCGGACCTGCGCGCCGACATCACCGACGTGCCGTTCAGCGACCTCGGCTACGACTCGCTCGCGCTGATGGAGACCGCGGCGCGCATCGAGCGGGACTTCGGCATCAGCCTGCCGGACGAGGTGATGGTCGAGCTGGAGACGCCCCGCGCGCTGCTCGACCTGGTCAACGACAACCTGGCCGGGGCGAAGTGA